The genomic region GACGGCATATACCAAAAACGGACGTATAGCCGTGCAGGAAGGTTCCATCCCCCACCGGGCCAATTTCCCCGTTGCAAAAAAAGCCGCCGAGGGGAATGTCGAAATAACGGGCGAATAACCGCGAATCGAAGTGGGCCTCGCCGTAAAGGCGGGCGCCACGACCGAGACAGGAGAACAGTAAGGCGCCGACATGACGGGGGGAAGAGGATGAAGCGCCGATCTCGCGTTTGTAGCGCTCTAAGAGCATTTCCAGGTCTTCCGCCGAAGTATTGGCATCTCGGAGGTGGAATTGGATCCGTTGTCCGGGACGGATGCGATCGCCGATCGCGATCGCGCCGACACGCGGATCGACCCCGAGCAAATTACGGATTAAAAAGTCGCCCCGTTCGAGTTCGAGCTTGAATTCGTCCCGGGCAACCCCTACAAATAGGGAATGTTGCGCTAATTCGCGATCGCTCGAATCGAGGCTTTGAATCAGTTCGCGCAAGGCGTCGAGAGGGGTGACCGGGGCTGAACGATCCTGCACGTCTTCGAGTTGCAAGATGATATTGCGATCGCATTCTTTCACCCGATACGGCTGACCGATGGCCCGACATCCTTGGGCGACGATCGATTCTAAAACGAGGTTGCCACTCAAGGCGACGCCGACGCTTCCCTCGCGATACATCTGGCGGTTGCAAAATAAGGCGGTGGTATTGCCTCCGGCGCCACTGCTGGCGAGTCCGCCAACTTTAGTGGCGCCGGGATAAGCAAAGTCGAGTCCGGCGAGTAGGTCGTTAATCTTGGCAGAAAACGGATCGGCTAAAATCACGAATTGGGGGCGATTGGCAGCAGAAACGCCGATGCACTCCATCCAGCGATCGGGAGGACTGTCTAAATCGGGTAATGCTTCCCCGTCGAGGTGAAAGCCGTGGACTTGAACCTCCGGTAAGTGCGCCAGGGTCAAACTTAAGGCAGGTTCTTCTTCGAGTTCTTCGGCTTCGTGGGCGGCATTCATGCCGATAATACCGCCTCCCGAGCAACCGATTAAGGTGCCGATTTCGAGTTTTTCGTGCAGTAAGGGCATCAAGCGAGAATATTCGCTCGCAAAGGCTGAGGAGATGAATAACAGCCCTAAATCGGCGGATTCTGACAACTGTTCTCGCGCTTGTTCCACAACTTCGTCAATCGCCGCTTCTAGAGACGCACGTCTGGATAATGTATTGACCCACTTCATTGGCGCTGTCACAGGTTCCACCTTTTGAGATTTTAGATTTTACAGGGGGAGGGTTGGGACTCGGGATCGTGCGCGGTTGGCCCATCGGCGTCAACTCAAATCCTGCCCCAGCTCGTCACTGCGACAGTTCCCTCTCGGCTTTCCCTCGGGGTGCAGATGGCGGCGATCGCCCCTCGTTCGTTTCGTTCAATGGGTGTCGTCGATTGTCGTGTTAACATAAGTTAACAGATAGGGCATTGAAGTGCGCTGTCGCGGCGATCGCCGATCGGCTCGCGTCTGAAATCTTAAAAAATAAAAATAGATACACTCTTAATGCCCTAGTTTCTTGTATCACTGTCAGTGGTTGGGAATCAAGCGTTTAAAGCGCTTGGGAGCAATTCGCTTTCACAGCGTGCTGTTGGTGCCACTGTAGCCGAGTTGTCCCCCCAATGCCTTCAGTTCGGGCAATTGCCCACAACGTTCTCGGCGATCGACTCCATCTAAAAACATTCTCTATACTGGCAAAAGTAGCTGGAATTCAGAAAAGATCATCATGAGCAACACCCAACAAAAAATCGACGAACAAATCGAACAAGAACGCGAGCAAGCCCGTCAAGTTTGCGATACCAGTGGCTCGACCTCTGGTGAATGTGCCGCCGCTTGGGATGCCGTCGAAGAACTCCAAGCCGAAGCCTCTCACCAACGGCAAAAGCCCCAGAAAACCTCTTTTGAAAAATACTGCGATGACAATCCCGACGCGGCGGAGTGTCGGCTTTACGACGACTAAAACGATGGCGCCTTGAGGGGGATTTCCCCGGCGATCGCCGCCATGGAGCAACTGGATCTCGAACTGCGAGGATTCCAGTTGCTTTCGTTTTTGTGTTATCTTGCGCGTCGGGAGGAATACCTCGGCCAAAGCTCAACCCACCACTCGCGCGCGGCTTCGTCCCATCGAACCCTCGCGAGGATAACTCGCTCCCCACGGCTGCCGAGATTGTTTGCTACATCGGACTATGAATTTATCGTTGTTTGAAAGTCTCGTCTGGACGGATTACCGACTCGCCGTTCTGTTTACTGTCTTCATTCCTTTAATTTTGCTGATTTGGGCGTTCGTCCAGAAAGCCGACGCGATCGTACATTTGCTGACCATTTACTGGCGCGTGTCGAGCTTGTTGGCGATTACAGTCTATTTGATGATCGCCGCTTTACCGATTAGTTTTGTGGCGGCATTCTTCGCCCGTCTTTTAATTCCGATCGCCCTGTGGTTTTGGGTGGATCTCAACGAGGAAATTGACGATCGCGCGGAGTCGCCGTTAAAACTTTCATTTACCTCCTGGCGCTGGCTGATTACGATTTATAACGGGATCGGGACTTTAGTGCAAATTCCCTTTCTGCGTTGCGCCTTGATGAGCAAACAAGATGTTTTACAAGATTCCTACTGTCGGGTTTGGTTGGCACCGCCGTGGGGATATAAGGAGTATTTCCACGCCAATTCGACGCCGGGATTTCTCGGATTTCTCGGAATTGTGGCTTTGCTGTTTTATGTCGGCTGTTTGAGTTACTTTATCTTGGTGCGCCTCAACCGCCAAGGACGTTCGGCGACGGGTCACTAAATGGCTTGGATCTTTGAGAATGGAGATGGCCAGGAGAATTAAATTGATGAGTTCTTCATCTTCTATCGGTACTCGCTTGGAGCAATACACCCTCAAACGACCCCAGGAAGTTTTGATCGTCGAGGCAGAAATTGACGGGGAAGGCGATCGCGTGGCCATTTTTAAAGGATTTTCCAGTTCGCTGATGCGCGCCACGGCGTTCGATCCGGATATCCCCGTCTTACCGGACGGGGCGATCGTCCAACGGATCGATCGCCTCCGAGGGCCGTTCGATCCCGACAATCCGCAATATATCGAACAAAATTTGACCTGGGAACAGATGGCGAAGTTATTGGAGGAATTGGGGGTTTGAGGATTTTAGATTCTAGATTCTAGAGTCCCCATCATTCCGTGCGCTTCTATCACATTTTAAAATTTTTGTCAACACCCACAACCAAAAAGTACGAGAAATCTGGCGATCTCTCGTACTTTTTGTAATGAATGTGGATGAAGAAAGCCCAGTAAAGACTTAAACCATGCCGCCTGCGGCCTGGAAACGGGCGCGGGCGCGCTTTAAGCCTTGCTTAGCTTGGATTTGCTCTTGACGGTTAGCCGTAGCGGCCTTTTCCAAGCGCTGTTGGGCTTCCGTGTAAGCTTGGCGGGCTTGTTCGAGTTCGATCGCCTCACCCGTTTCGGCACTGTTGACCAGGATAGTCAGCTCGTTTTCCTCAACTTCGGCGAAGCCACCCATCAGGGCGATCGAAACCCAATCTTTCTGCTCCCGAACGCGCATCACGCCGATATCGAGAGCCGTCAGCAGGGGAGCGTGACCGCTCAAGATGCCGAGTTGACCCGTGGTACTCGGCAGGATCACTTCCTCAGCTTTCGCATCCCAGACCGTTTTGTCTGGAGAAATCACGCGAACGGTTAATGACATATCTCAGTTTTCCGCTATAGTCGATTTTCGCTCGGGGAAAGAAGAAACGGCGATCGCGCGCCGAATTTCGACGGGGAGAGCCAGGGGGATCCACCCGCCTGACTCTTCCGAGGGCGATCGCGCGTCCAGCACTCTACCCTTGCGACTTCATTTTCTCCGCTTTGGCGATCGCTTCATTAATATCGCCCACCAGATAGAACGCCTGTTCCGGCAGATCGTCAAGTTCGCCAGAGAGAATCATATTGAATCCCTTAATGGTATCTTCCAACTTGACGTACTTACCGGGAGCACCAGTAAACACTTCCGCCACGAAGAACGGCTGAGACAAGAAGCGCTCGATCTTACGGGCGCGCGCCACCGTCAAGCGGTCGTCTTCGGACAATTCATCCAACCCGAGAATCGCGATAATATCTTGCAATTCCTTATAGCGCTGCAAGGTCGCCTGCACCGCACGAGCCGTGGTGTAGTGTTCTTCGCCAACCACACTCGGTTGCAGCATGGTAGACGTAGAATCCAACGGATCCACCGCCGGATAAATCCCTTTCGACGCCAACGCCCGAGACAACACCGTCGTCGCATCCAAGTGAGCGAAAGTCGTCGCCGGAGCGGGGTCAGTCAAGTCGTCAGCCGGGACGTAAACCGCTTGAATCGAAGTAATCGAGCC from Oxynema aestuarii AP17 harbors:
- a CDS encoding FIST signal transduction protein, whose amino-acid sequence is MKWVNTLSRRASLEAAIDEVVEQAREQLSESADLGLLFISSAFASEYSRLMPLLHEKLEIGTLIGCSGGGIIGMNAAHEAEELEEEPALSLTLAHLPEVQVHGFHLDGEALPDLDSPPDRWMECIGVSAANRPQFVILADPFSAKINDLLAGLDFAYPGATKVGGLASSGAGGNTTALFCNRQMYREGSVGVALSGNLVLESIVAQGCRAIGQPYRVKECDRNIILQLEDVQDRSAPVTPLDALRELIQSLDSSDRELAQHSLFVGVARDEFKLELERGDFLIRNLLGVDPRVGAIAIGDRIRPGQRIQFHLRDANTSAEDLEMLLERYKREIGASSSSPRHVGALLFSCLGRGARLYGEAHFDSRLFARYFDIPLGGFFCNGEIGPVGDGTFLHGYTSVFGICRQP
- a CDS encoding Calvin cycle protein CP12 produces the protein MSNTQQKIDEQIEQEREQARQVCDTSGSTSGECAAAWDAVEELQAEASHQRQKPQKTSFEKYCDDNPDAAECRLYDD
- a CDS encoding DUF3177 family protein, whose amino-acid sequence is MNLSLFESLVWTDYRLAVLFTVFIPLILLIWAFVQKADAIVHLLTIYWRVSSLLAITVYLMIAALPISFVAAFFARLLIPIALWFWVDLNEEIDDRAESPLKLSFTSWRWLITIYNGIGTLVQIPFLRCALMSKQDVLQDSYCRVWLAPPWGYKEYFHANSTPGFLGFLGIVALLFYVGCLSYFILVRLNRQGRSATGH
- a CDS encoding DUF7734 family protein; its protein translation is MSSSSSIGTRLEQYTLKRPQEVLIVEAEIDGEGDRVAIFKGFSSSLMRATAFDPDIPVLPDGAIVQRIDRLRGPFDPDNPQYIEQNLTWEQMAKLLEELGV
- the atpC gene encoding ATP synthase F1 subunit epsilon, which produces MSLTVRVISPDKTVWDAKAEEVILPSTTGQLGILSGHAPLLTALDIGVMRVREQKDWVSIALMGGFAEVEENELTILVNSAETGEAIELEQARQAYTEAQQRLEKAATANRQEQIQAKQGLKRARARFQAAGGMV